The region CGAGGGACACTATTTCAACTTACGGCTCTAGAAGACTCTCTAGtcgatgggggtgggggcggggaggggagttCTGGTTTGTTGGAGGGGTCTAGGGGAGGAATAGTGCATGCTGGTTTGGACCGGGGTGAGAACATTACCGTCCACTGCTAAGGGAAGTCTATGAACTCTGCGGCCAGCTGAAAGAACTGAGTGCTTAGAAAAGAACCGCAAGGGGGAGGAGATGGACACTGGCGTGACCACTACCTTCAAATCCTGGGGGCTCTTCCTACCAGTGAGTGCAGCCAGGCTATGACAGGccgggagggcagagctgggagcagcTAGGGGTTAAAGGACAGATTCAGAGTTGTCCAGCGGTTCCAGTTGACTGTCCAGGTGGTGTCTGAGTAGGGCTTGGACAACTGCCTATGCAAGTGCACCTGCTTCGAGGGGCCAGATGAGACCAGAGAAGTTCCCAACCCTGGCACACTGTCAGCATCACTGGGGGTGATTCCCTGGCTGCACCCCAGGCCTACTGAATCTGTCTGCCCTGGTGTGGGAATTTATGTTTTTCAGCAAGCCCTGACACCAGCCTGGGAGATCCTCCTTCCTCAGCAGTCTgggtccagcccagcccctcctccaacaCAGAGACCCCATTCCTGAGGTCTAGATATAGCCTGGGCCCCTCTAGCTCAGAAAGCCAGTCAGAGACACCTTCTGAGGGGATCTGGGAAGAACAGTTTGTGTAGCTTTCCCTAGTGGAGTTGGAAAAATCCTGCCAGATCTGGTTTAGTCTGGAGCCTTGGGTGTAAAAGATAAACTCAGGGGATCTGACCACTGATACACTGAGTGACCCCAGTGACTGTTTAATCCTAAAACAGTGCACAGGCCACCACCACGCTGCATGCCGGGAACAGAGTTGGGTGAGTTGTGCTGTGTGGAAAGCAGCTGCCTAGGTGGGCACATGCTCAGCCCAGAGTGGGTGCTCAAGAAAGGTTTATCGACTGAATgatatggaaataaataaatgtagtacATTATCATGAGGGAGGATGTATTATTTTCCAGTTGGAAGGTGGGGGTTAGAAACTCCTACCTGTGAACTTCTGATTCTGGCCTGTGCTCTGCTGGTTCTCCACATAATGATCTAATTTGGTGCTCACAGAAACCTTGTGATATAGAATTATTGTTGCCAACTTACCGATGTGGCTCAGAGAGGATATGTATCTTGTCCAAGATGACAGAGAAATGAGTGGCAGAACTGGGCTACAAAGTAGAGTGAATGTCCCAGGATGCTGGGAGAGCCTTCCTGCCTGCCCACATGCCTGCTTGCTTAGGGGCACATGGCACACAGCAGATGAGCCCATAGACCATGTGTTGGCTCTCCACTCTGGGCCATCACTAATCTAGGGTCTCTCAAAGACTGAAACCCTGGGGATATGGAGGGAGCCCCACATGGAATGTTGCATAGCAACTGAAAAAGACAAGCACATGGACAACACTGGTATTGAAAACGTGTGTAGAGGACCCTATGGTTCTGTCTGCCCACTCCAACATCCTGCGTCTCCTGAGTCAATTCCTAGTAAGACTTGTGCatctacctccctccctctccaactgcttctgtttctctggagagcctgaccaatgtatcttttttctaattaggaaacagatttggagagaCTAATAACTTGTTCAACCTTACGGTTAAGTGTAGAGTTGGGCTTTAAGTTCCAAAGAAGATTTTCTTAACCACTATGCCACACtgtttatattcatataaaaataaaaacccttctATCCAACTGAAAAGTCTCCACATCAAGGTTCATTTTTGTCCATCATTTACTGACCCACGGGCACGTGCAGCCTGCTCCATACTTTGTATTCAGAGTCCAAGATGGTGATTAAGTCAGCTCCTGGGCCCTTGTGTGGGGTCTAGAAGCTCCTCAGAGGACCACCTTTCTTTAGGGCCTTTATTTCTGGGACCTGAAGCAGATACTTCTCCTACACAAGTGGTTACTTCCTGGACTCTGACATTCACAGGGACCGCTTCCCTGGTGCCTTGCTACTTCTCActcagtgccccccccccactctgtggccagccctggccccaggtggCTTTCTGCTGAGACTGTCCACTACCAGTGTCCCTGGCCTGTCCTTGGTTGTTGACAGAGCCTTCCCAGGAGCTCCTCTTATGGAGATTTGCTGTGTTCTTGGTGGCATGCAAAGGATTCTATAGCCGTCCTGCCAACTATCCTATGCAGTGCCAACAGACTGCTGTCCCTGTTCCCAGAGGAGCAAACAGGCACCATGACGGCCAGTAAGTGCCTGGGCTGGCATCAGATCCAGCGGACCCTGAACCTGGTCTCCCAGAGACCACTGGGTCACTTCAGGGAAGAGCACGAGGCTGGAGCCAAGGATCCaggcctgggtgggaggagggagagcagcagCCCCGGGTGATAATAGGGTCAGCGGGAGGTGCAGGAGAGTGGCGGTTGAGCTAGACACACTCTCGCCTAAGGCTGGACAGAGGCTCAGGAGCAGGCCTAGAGCGCAGAGGAGGAACAGGAGGGTGACAACGGCccggagggtgggtgggaggtggggcgtGACCCCTGTGCCCGAGTCACGAGGTAGCGGGACAGCGCACAGACTCCCGGCTGTACCTACGGACCCAGAAGCGGTCAGGGGACGAGAAAGATAATGTCTTGTTCAGCCACATGCTGACAAACCCGGGCGGGCACAACAGGTAGAGAGGGTGCCCTGAGGAGTCCTCGTCTGGGTCCTGCCAGTCGCTAGGGGTTCTCGGGAAGTGCTAAGTGGATCAGACGCAACGCTCGAGAATCCGAGAATCCAAGAATCCGTCCCAAGCCCGCAAACACACATGCCGTCCAGGCCATGTCCGCGGCATTGCCTGCAAAGGGAGGACAGCCCGGCGCCTAGGCGTTGAGGCTTGGGGCGGCCAGCTCTACGCGCCGGGAGCTCCCGCCCCACCTCCAGCTTGGTCCAGCCCGGCCGCCGCGCTCTGGCTCAGGTGCGCCACCTTCTGGATGGCCCAAGATGGCGTGGAGGACTGCCGGGCTCTGCTCTTGGTGCCGTGGTGCAGGCATCCGAGTCCAGCCTCGGCGCTGAGGCTGCGGGACGACCTTTCTGGAGCACAGGCTGCCCCTGCCGCTCCCTGCCCGCTCCGCTTGGGGCCTGGCTGCCCCAAGGCCGAAGCCTCACTTTACCCGTGCAGTATTAGGGACAGAGGGGAGTCGGGAGAAGGCGGGCTTCCCTCGTCTTCTAGGGCGTCATAGTGCACCAGCAAAAATTTAAGGTGCCTTGACCCTGGTGGGGAAGTCCAAAGCACTCGGTGGCCTCAGGGCCGTGGGAGTGTAGCCCGGGGAGGCGAGCAGCCCAACCGCAGGGCCCGCTGGTCGGAATCACGGGGACAGGAAGAATGGGGATGCGGGACTCAGAGTTGCAGCCTCCCGAGGTGCCAGTAACTCCTCAGCCGGGGGAGTCTCAAAACTGTCCAGGGGGGAgcaggggggcagggagaaggcacCTCACCCTGCTGAGCTCTTCCCTTTACCACAGGGGCTGGAGGTCTGAGAGCTACAGGGCAGTCAGGGCAGATCTGAAGACGGCCAAAGCCCCACCCAGCTGCAGCTGCCTACACCTGTCAAGAGGGGAacctcctgggcctccagcttccccaggcaGCTGTTAAGGCTGGGCAGGGGCGCCCTCCCCTGAAGCTCGTGGGCCTCAGGCAGCCACAGTAAGTGAAGAGGCAGGGCGAGAAGGCACAGAGCAGGTTTGAGGGCTTGCTGCACGGAGAACACACTACACGCATCTTCCCAGACATGGGAGGGAACGGAATTATCAGAGATCGCAGCCCAAGGTGAGAGCCGGTGGTCTGGGCCAGCCCTGTCTTTGCCTGACCCGCTCTGGGTCTCTGCATCTGGAAACACCCATCTTGGGGTGCCCGACCATCCCTGGCTAGGCTCCGGGTAAGTCCTGACGCCTCCAAGCCTCGGTCCCCAGTGAGCTCGGTGGGCTCTCCCTTAGGCCTGTCACTCCTCTACTGAGACAAGCCCTCAGGGATGAGAAGCGACCCTGTGGCCTTCCACCTGTTTCCATCGAGTAAAAAGAATTTATTCGGGACATGGCACGTGGTGCTGGTTGTGCCAGCCAGTAAGGATGAGAAGGCAGGAGCCCTCCCCGCCATCCAAGGCCGCTGCCCCACGTCCCTCTGTGGCCCAGCCACGGCCCCTGCGCCCGCTACTCCCGGTAGTGGACCCTCTGGTGCTGGATGAGCTGGGAACTCTGGCTGAAGGCCTTGCCGCAGGCGCCACAGGCAAAGGGCTTTTCGCCCGTGTGGGTCCGCAGGTGCCGGAAGAAGTGGGAGCGGCCGCGGAAGGCCTTGCCGCAGTCGGGGCACTCGTAGGGCTTCTCGCCCGTGTGGATGCGCTGGTGCTCGATGAGCACGGAGCTCCAGATGAAGGCCTTGCCGCACTGGCTGCAGGCGTACGGCTTCTCGCCCGTGTGCAGCCGCTGGTGCCGCACCAGGTTGGAGCTCTGGCTGAAGGCCTGGCCGCACTCGCCGCACTCGTACGGCTTCTCACCGTTGTGGATGCGCAGGTGCTGCGTGAAGTGTGAGCTGTGGCTGAAGGCGCGGCCGCACTGGCCGCACTCATAGGGCTTCTCGCCTGTGTGGATGCGGTGGTGCTGGATGAAGCCCGACCAGCCACGGAAGCGCTTGCCGCACTCGTGGCAGGCATAGGGCTTCTCACCGGTGTGGATGCGCTGGTGCTTCAGCAGCAGCGAGTTGTACTTGAAGCTCTTGCCGCAGGCCTCACACCTGTGCGGCTTCCCGCCCTGTGGGCCGGCCGGCCGGGCCCCGGGGCCCACACCCAGACCGAAGCTGTCCCTCAGCTCAGCAGCCCGGTCTAGGACGCCATCCGTCCCGGAGGCTCCCTGCGGCCGGCGCCAGGTGCCTCTCTTCTGGGTGCAGGGCCCGGCCCCAGGCGGCTGGCCTGTTGGCTGCTCCAAGCTGGACTCTGGCCCAAAGCTGTCCCCACACTTGGGTCTATGGGGAAGGCTCTGCAGAAGGGTCCTCAGCACCCCCCCGTCCTGGTCCACCTTGTCTTCAGGACCGTGTGGGTGGGGGGACGACAGAGCCTGCGCGGGCTCTGACTCGGAATCTGAAATGGGAAACGGAAGAGGCAGATAGCACCTGGCCACCCACCAGACCGTCCCTCCACAGGGACCCCGCTGTCCCATTCTAGGTGACCAGCAGGGAGCACCACTGTGCCGGGGACCAGAGTGGGGGGAGGCCTGAAGGAGATTCAGACTCAGAGCCGAGCAGCGAGGCCCCCTGTTCCCAAGGATGCTGTCCAGAACCCCACGGGAGGGAGGCTCCAGTTCCCAGGGTGCTCCCACTCCATTCGCCCCTCAAAGCCAAGGAGACGCCTCTCCTGCAGCTCTGCTGGCCCATGCCACTGTAGACTCCTCCAGGGACCAGcccaccttccctgcccaccTGGGAGTGTCTACTTCCCAGGGACTGGACTGCAGACACCTCCAGGATCTCCCAGGTGGGTGGAGACCCTGAGGGGAGATCCCAAGGGCCTCTctgggggagagaggcaggggtgggtggggagggacacaATGAGTGGGCCTGGATTAGTGAAGCCCCAGCCGGGCCTCAGTGAGAAGGGGACCACAGTTTGATTTAGAGGACAAGTGGACGCTAAGGGCACCACACAGCGGGGCCAAGATGACTCCCCAGCTGCTAGCCTGGGGTCGCAATGGTGCCAAGTTGGACACTCCAGACAGGCAGGCAGCTGTGGGGGCCTGGACTGCATTCACAGCCTCGGAGTGTGTCAGCAATGAGACTGGGGCTGAATAGGGGGAGGGCTGTGGGGCAGAGAAGTGAACTCTGGGTCAAGCACAAGTAGGGCCTTGGGGCCCGGCGGCGGTGGTGCCCAAAGTGGAGGGCACTGTGCAGAGCCTGGTGGGCGGTAGCCACGGATGCATGCCTTCCTGGGCAGGGCCGCAGGGCAGGTTCTGTCCACTCACCCGGCCAGCAGGTGTCTCTGCCAGTCTGGACCTCCTCCACGTTCTGGAGATCCAGGACCGACAGCTCCTCCTCCTGGGGTGGCTGGGAAAGCACCTCAAGGCTGCAGCTGGGGAAGCCTGGAGGCACAGGGCGGCTGGGCTCATCTCCCCCTCCTCTAGAATCAGTTGTACCCCCAACACACAACACACTTCCTTGCCTTTTGGAGGCAGAGAGCCAGGAAGGGGTGCAGCGTTCCGCAGATGGGGAACCATGACACTGTCTCCCTGAGTGTGAGGACCCCTGAAACACTGCCTGGCTGCACTGCAGCGGAGGGGGGGTGTGTCCTAGAATAGCCACCTGTGGGCTGTTCAagtgccctcccagcccctcagtgTGGGCAGGCCTGGAAGAACCGGCCTCTCTGGCCTGCGGCCCTCACCCCCTCACTCAGCCACCGGCGGCCCGAGGCCGTGACTCTGCCTGCCTGTGCGGCCCCGCCCTGAAACGCCCTCTCACAGAGCGCAGCGCTGCGCCTCCAGATGCTGGGCGCCTCCAGGGCGGCTACGAGGAGGGGCAGCTTGGCCTGGACTCGGAAGGCCGCCCTCACTAGCTACAGTGACAGGCTTGCTCCACCGTGGCCAAggtccccaggcccagggctcaaGTGGATGCCATGCTGCCGAGGCTGGCATTCCAGGGTGGGCAGTGGGCACTGTATTGGCTGGAAGCGGTTTGCCTTGTTTGTAAAAGGGCACAGAAAGTGCGTCGCTGGGCCTGGCCATGGGGAGGAGTAAGCCGGGGCAAGCCGGGGTAGGGGACGGCCAGGGGACAGGTAGCGTTCAGGTCTCAGGGCAGGCATCCACCTGGAAAGGCTGCCCCCCAGCCAGcggctcctccccacctccaggctgtGTGCCCCCAGGGTCCAGCCCTCCTCCATCGTTTGCTCTTGCCCACAGACTGCCCCTTCTGCTGCAGGACTCCAGACCAAACTTTCCAGCACTCTGGAAGCATTGGCTCTGGTGGGTGCAGTGCTGGGTACCAGGCCCTAAGGAGTTGTGCCAGGCTACTCCACTCATCTGCATCTCTGAAAGGTGCCAGAAGAGGGGCTGCGCCCTCCACATACCCCCACCTGCCTGACCTCCCTGCTCcggaggctgagggagggggtggCCTCCAGCTCTTCGCTGCACAACCCCAGCTTCATGCCCAGTGCCGCCCCGACCCCAGGGCCGAGGCCAAGTCCCCTCtgcccatgctgttccctccacccctccagccAACAAAGGGCTCCCCTTCTAAGGATTCCCTCTGCTCCCCAACACCCTTCTAGTCCTGGCATCCAGCACTGTGCTTAGCCACAGGGGTTTAGAAACTGGTTCTCGAAATGACCACGTGTGTGGGGTGGATGTGGGAGATCACTGGGATCCAGATCTCGGATAGGCCTGAGGGACCCCGGGCTTCTTGGGGTAAATGTCCCCGAACTCTCTTTCTGGCCCATCTCACTGACTCTGGGGTGGAAGTCGAGAGGTTGGGGTTCCAGAAATCCTGGCCTGCCTGGCTGGAGGGCCCTGGG is a window of Camelus ferus isolate YT-003-E chromosome 25, BCGSAC_Cfer_1.0, whole genome shotgun sequence DNA encoding:
- the GLI4 gene encoding zinc finger protein GLI4 isoform X6, translating into MEPALKSLPWRPCVTATSPQTARVCISSAGLGGRWRPWGTVRSPFMSCPPSVSSHRGHLEPTTTTRPSFTSTVINMASPAAALRCFPSHPRRRSCRSWISRTWRRSRLAETPAGRVSGQNLPCGPAQEDSESEPAQALSSPHPHGPEDKVDQDGGVLRTLLQSLPHRPKCGDSFGPESSLEQPTGQPPGAGPCTQKRGTWRRPQGASGTDGVLDRAAELRDSFGLGVGPGARPAGPQGGKPHRCEACGKSFKYNSLLLKHQRIHTGEKPYACHECGKRFRGWSGFIQHHRIHTGEKPYECGQCGRAFSHSSHFTQHLRIHNGEKPYECGECGQAFSQSSNLVRHQRLHTGEKPYACSQCGKAFIWSSVLIEHQRIHTGEKPYECPDCGKAFRGRSHFFRHLRTHTGEKPFACGACGKAFSQSSQLIQHQRVHYRE
- the GLI4 gene encoding zinc finger protein GLI4 isoform X1 is translated as MEPALKSLPWRPCVTATSPQTARIRNPTSSQRERQILLTLDPAVLANLRPAAPSYDMGGFSGRTSLLLSVDKAVGWEDTPDLCWDESFHSVPAGVCISSAGLGGRWRPWGTVRSPFMSCPPSVSSHRGHLEPTTTTRPSFTSTVINMASPAAALRCFPSHPRRRSCRSWISRTWRRSRLAETPAGRVSGQNLPCGPAQEDSESEPAQALSSPHPHGPEDKVDQDGGVLRTLLQSLPHRPKCGDSFGPESSLEQPTGQPPGAGPCTQKRGTWRRPQGASGTDGVLDRAAELRDSFGLGVGPGARPAGPQGGKPHRCEACGKSFKYNSLLLKHQRIHTGEKPYACHECGKRFRGWSGFIQHHRIHTGEKPYECGQCGRAFSHSSHFTQHLRIHNGEKPYECGECGQAFSQSSNLVRHQRLHTGEKPYACSQCGKAFIWSSVLIEHQRIHTGEKPYECPDCGKAFRGRSHFFRHLRTHTGEKPFACGACGKAFSQSSQLIQHQRVHYRE
- the GLI4 gene encoding zinc finger protein GLI4 isoform X5, giving the protein MGGFSGRTSLLLSVDKAVGWEDTPDLCWDESFHSVPAGVCISSAGLGGRWRPWGTVRSPFMSCPPSVSSHRGHLEPTTTTRPSFTSTVINMASPAAALRCFPSHPRRRSCRSWISRTWRRSRLAETPAGRVSGQNLPCGPAQEDSESEPAQALSSPHPHGPEDKVDQDGGVLRTLLQSLPHRPKCGDSFGPESSLEQPTGQPPGAGPCTQKRGTWRRPQGASGTDGVLDRAAELRDSFGLGVGPGARPAGPQGGKPHRCEACGKSFKYNSLLLKHQRIHTGEKPYACHECGKRFRGWSGFIQHHRIHTGEKPYECGQCGRAFSHSSHFTQHLRIHNGEKPYECGECGQAFSQSSNLVRHQRLHTGEKPYACSQCGKAFIWSSVLIEHQRIHTGEKPYECPDCGKAFRGRSHFFRHLRTHTGEKPFACGACGKAFSQSSQLIQHQRVHYRE
- the GLI4 gene encoding zinc finger protein GLI4 isoform X3; this encodes MFLPSSGPAAPSYDMGGFSGRTSLLLSVDKAVGWEDTPDLCWDESFHSVPAGVCISSAGLGGRWRPWGTVRSPFMSCPPSVSSHRGHLEPTTTTRPSFTSTVINMASPAAALRCFPSHPRRRSCRSWISRTWRRSRLAETPAGRVSGQNLPCGPAQEDSESEPAQALSSPHPHGPEDKVDQDGGVLRTLLQSLPHRPKCGDSFGPESSLEQPTGQPPGAGPCTQKRGTWRRPQGASGTDGVLDRAAELRDSFGLGVGPGARPAGPQGGKPHRCEACGKSFKYNSLLLKHQRIHTGEKPYACHECGKRFRGWSGFIQHHRIHTGEKPYECGQCGRAFSHSSHFTQHLRIHNGEKPYECGECGQAFSQSSNLVRHQRLHTGEKPYACSQCGKAFIWSSVLIEHQRIHTGEKPYECPDCGKAFRGRSHFFRHLRTHTGEKPFACGACGKAFSQSSQLIQHQRVHYRE
- the GLI4 gene encoding zinc finger protein GLI4 isoform X8; protein product: MAALGDSQKPLHVLSPIGLESPGTPGAHHHHEAQLHLHSHQHGFPSCSLEVLSQPPQEEELSVLDLQNVEEVQTGRDTCWPDSESEPAQALSSPHPHGPEDKVDQDGGVLRTLLQSLPHRPKCGDSFGPESSLEQPTGQPPGAGPCTQKRGTWRRPQGASGTDGVLDRAAELRDSFGLGVGPGARPAGPQGGKPHRCEACGKSFKYNSLLLKHQRIHTGEKPYACHECGKRFRGWSGFIQHHRIHTGEKPYECGQCGRAFSHSSHFTQHLRIHNGEKPYECGECGQAFSQSSNLVRHQRLHTGEKPYACSQCGKAFIWSSVLIEHQRIHTGEKPYECPDCGKAFRGRSHFFRHLRTHTGEKPFACGACGKAFSQSSQLIQHQRVHYRE
- the GLI4 gene encoding zinc finger protein GLI4 isoform X7; amino-acid sequence: MATRGGEPQNCQSAHVPEPQGGTDPGGRNGKGHGVHIFSRPWGKMAALGDSQKPLHVLSPIGLESPGTPGAHHHHEAQLHLHSHQHGFPSCSLEVLSQPPQEEELSVLDLQNVEEVQTGRDTCWPDSESEPAQALSSPHPHGPEDKVDQDGGVLRTLLQSLPHRPKCGDSFGPESSLEQPTGQPPGAGPCTQKRGTWRRPQGASGTDGVLDRAAELRDSFGLGVGPGARPAGPQGGKPHRCEACGKSFKYNSLLLKHQRIHTGEKPYACHECGKRFRGWSGFIQHHRIHTGEKPYECGQCGRAFSHSSHFTQHLRIHNGEKPYECGECGQAFSQSSNLVRHQRLHTGEKPYACSQCGKAFIWSSVLIEHQRIHTGEKPYECPDCGKAFRGRSHFFRHLRTHTGEKPFACGACGKAFSQSSQLIQHQRVHYRE
- the GLI4 gene encoding zinc finger protein GLI4 isoform X4, giving the protein MEPALKSLPWRPCVTATSPQTARIRNPTSSQRERQILLTLDPAVLANLRPAAPSYDMGGFSGRTSLLLSVDKAVGWEDTPDLCWDESFHSVPAGVHIFSRPWGKMAALGDSQKPLHVLSPIGLESPGTPGAHHHHEAQLHLHSHQHDSESEPAQALSSPHPHGPEDKVDQDGGVLRTLLQSLPHRPKCGDSFGPESSLEQPTGQPPGAGPCTQKRGTWRRPQGASGTDGVLDRAAELRDSFGLGVGPGARPAGPQGGKPHRCEACGKSFKYNSLLLKHQRIHTGEKPYACHECGKRFRGWSGFIQHHRIHTGEKPYECGQCGRAFSHSSHFTQHLRIHNGEKPYECGECGQAFSQSSNLVRHQRLHTGEKPYACSQCGKAFIWSSVLIEHQRIHTGEKPYECPDCGKAFRGRSHFFRHLRTHTGEKPFACGACGKAFSQSSQLIQHQRVHYRE
- the GLI4 gene encoding zinc finger protein GLI4 isoform X2, which produces MEPALKSLPWRPCVTATSPQTARIRNPTSSQRERQILLTLDPAVLANLRPAAPSYDMGGFSGRTSLLLSVDKAVGWEDTPDLCWDESFHSVPAGVHIFSRPWGKMAALGDSQKPLHVLSPIGLESPGTPGAHHHHEAQLHLHSHQHGFPSCSLEVLSQPPQEEELSVLDLQNVEEVQTGRDTCWPDSESEPAQALSSPHPHGPEDKVDQDGGVLRTLLQSLPHRPKCGDSFGPESSLEQPTGQPPGAGPCTQKRGTWRRPQGASGTDGVLDRAAELRDSFGLGVGPGARPAGPQGGKPHRCEACGKSFKYNSLLLKHQRIHTGEKPYACHECGKRFRGWSGFIQHHRIHTGEKPYECGQCGRAFSHSSHFTQHLRIHNGEKPYECGECGQAFSQSSNLVRHQRLHTGEKPYACSQCGKAFIWSSVLIEHQRIHTGEKPYECPDCGKAFRGRSHFFRHLRTHTGEKPFACGACGKAFSQSSQLIQHQRVHYRE